A genomic stretch from Halalkalibacillus sediminis includes:
- a CDS encoding TRAP transporter large permease: MIFIVLLIMVVLIILGMPVAFSLGIASMAYLILEGIDLGMVAQSMVRGVDSFTLLAVPFFLLVGELMNSGGITNRIIDIARVIVGHIKGGLAQVNILASVLFSGISGSATADTVALGSVLIPSMEREGYDKKFAAAITAASSIVGPIIPPSITLIIFGIVTQQPIGPLLIAGIIPGALLAISLMVYTYFIASKRGYPSYERATFKQARSAFSSGFLALMLPVIIVVGIVSGVFTPTESAAIAVLYGIIVTFFFYKNVNLKSFVGILRRTSFDTANILFTLAAATVFAWVVTRSKISETLGEFILSISANENVILAMLVIFLLIIGLFMLPSEGIIVFAPILTPIVMQVGVDPIHFGVLMVITLTIGGATPPVGILLYIVADIAKLKYTKLVKEMLPMYIPLIVTAFLIAFFPSLTLFIVDMFF; encoded by the coding sequence ATGATTTTTATCGTACTTTTGATCATGGTAGTTCTAATTATACTTGGTATGCCCGTTGCCTTCTCTTTAGGAATAGCTTCCATGGCTTATCTGATACTTGAAGGTATTGACCTAGGCATGGTAGCCCAAAGCATGGTGCGAGGGGTCGATTCATTCACCTTACTTGCAGTTCCGTTTTTCCTACTTGTCGGTGAGTTGATGAACTCAGGGGGAATTACCAATCGTATCATCGATATTGCGAGAGTCATTGTAGGTCACATAAAAGGTGGACTAGCACAAGTAAATATTTTAGCCAGCGTTTTATTTTCCGGAATTTCAGGCTCTGCTACAGCAGATACTGTGGCTTTAGGTTCTGTACTGATTCCTTCGATGGAAAGAGAAGGGTACGACAAAAAATTTGCTGCAGCTATAACAGCTGCTTCATCAATTGTCGGTCCAATCATTCCACCAAGTATCACGCTGATCATTTTCGGGATTGTAACCCAGCAGCCTATCGGACCGCTATTAATCGCAGGTATTATCCCGGGTGCGCTATTGGCGATCTCACTAATGGTCTACACATATTTCATCGCTTCAAAACGGGGATACCCGAGTTATGAAAGGGCGACCTTTAAGCAAGCTCGTTCTGCATTTTCATCAGGTTTTCTCGCATTAATGTTACCAGTAATTATCGTTGTAGGTATTGTCAGTGGTGTTTTCACTCCAACTGAGTCAGCGGCAATTGCGGTACTTTACGGGATTATCGTTACATTCTTCTTTTATAAAAATGTCAACTTGAAGTCGTTTGTTGGTATTTTGAGACGGACGAGTTTTGATACAGCAAATATACTATTTACTTTAGCAGCAGCAACGGTATTCGCTTGGGTAGTTACACGCTCCAAGATCTCTGAAACACTTGGTGAATTCATATTAAGCATTTCTGCAAATGAAAATGTCATCCTTGCGATGCTCGTTATCTTTTTACTTATTATCGGACTATTCATGCTTCCATCAGAAGGAATCATCGTTTTCGCACCGATTTTAACACCAATTGTGATGCAAGTGGGTGTCGATCCGATTCACTTCGGTGTATTGATGGTAATTACATTAACCATTGGTGGTGCAACTCCACCGGTTGGAATATTGCTTTACATTGTAGCGGATATAGCGAAGCTCAAGTACACAAAGCTTGTGAAGGAAATGCTGCCTATGTATATTCCATTGATTGTAACAGCATTCTTAATCGCATTTTTCCCATCACTAACACTATTTATCGTTGATATGTTCTTTTAA
- a CDS encoding TRAP transporter substrate-binding protein has product MKKLLLALGLIVMMVFVAACSSDSEEGSDNESEGSDDSGSSEEASDETFEITYSTWANQGEPAFQGMEKFKEIVEEETDGNITVELFAGNELGSTAEQMEQVKMGTIQMMSSGDPGMDEIEYLSLPYLMDSNEHWSHVLGSEVGQEWNEQLKSEQGVRNIGILPRGPRVVSANKAIETPEDMSGLKIRAPEVDYYIETFKAIGANPTPMDFGELYNALQTGLVEAQENPLETIYAAGFHEVQDYVINTNHMYKPAFVTLNEEFYQSLPEDYQQILMDAAKEGETYAQEQLDANASDMKAEMEESGVEFIDPDVEAFREKTQSVRDELGTEIWGEETYNQIVEMGQEDL; this is encoded by the coding sequence ATGAAAAAGTTGTTGTTAGCACTTGGTTTGATTGTCATGATGGTATTTGTTGCTGCATGTTCTAGCGATTCTGAAGAAGGTTCAGACAATGAATCAGAAGGTAGTGACGATTCAGGGAGCTCTGAAGAAGCTTCAGATGAAACATTCGAAATAACTTATAGTACATGGGCGAATCAAGGTGAACCGGCATTCCAAGGTATGGAAAAGTTCAAAGAGATCGTTGAAGAGGAAACTGACGGTAACATCACTGTTGAATTGTTCGCAGGTAACGAACTTGGTTCAACAGCTGAACAAATGGAACAGGTTAAAATGGGTACGATCCAGATGATGTCTAGTGGTGACCCTGGTATGGATGAGATTGAATATCTATCACTTCCATATCTAATGGACTCAAACGAGCACTGGAGCCATGTTCTTGGTTCTGAAGTTGGACAAGAATGGAACGAACAACTTAAGAGTGAACAAGGTGTACGTAACATTGGTATTCTTCCAAGAGGCCCGCGTGTAGTTTCTGCAAACAAAGCAATTGAAACACCTGAAGATATGTCTGGTCTGAAAATCCGTGCACCAGAAGTTGACTATTACATTGAAACGTTCAAAGCAATAGGTGCAAACCCTACACCAATGGATTTTGGTGAACTATACAACGCACTACAAACTGGTCTTGTTGAAGCTCAAGAGAATCCTCTAGAAACAATTTATGCAGCTGGATTCCACGAGGTACAAGACTATGTGATCAATACAAACCATATGTATAAACCAGCATTCGTAACATTGAATGAAGAATTCTATCAAAGTTTACCAGAAGATTATCAACAAATTTTGATGGATGCAGCTAAAGAGGGTGAAACATACGCTCAAGAGCAGCTAGATGCTAATGCATCTGATATGAAAGCTGAAATGGAAGAAAGCGGAGTAGAATTCATCGATCCTGATGTGGAAGCATTCCGTGAAAAGACTCAGTCAGTACGTGATGAATTAGGAACAGAAATCTGGGGCGAAGAAACTTATAACCAGATTGTAGAAATGGGACAAGAAGACTTATAG
- a CDS encoding DUF6366 family protein yields the protein MRESPENRRERLRQQELKNNKASNIGDGFNRAQAGALQDLVGALGWKGTGILIIVLIVGFIVYSILFN from the coding sequence ATGAGAGAATCTCCCGAGAATAGAAGAGAAAGACTACGCCAACAAGAGTTGAAAAATAATAAAGCAAGTAATATAGGTGATGGATTTAATCGAGCTCAAGCAGGAGCATTGCAAGATCTCGTCGGAGCATTAGGATGGAAAGGTACGGGGATATTGATTATTGTCCTCATTGTAGGGTTTATAGTATATTCAATATTGTTTAACTAG
- a CDS encoding methyl-accepting chemotaxis protein, with amino-acid sequence MKAVDELKLNDVKKKNLLVLIAFSFSVIAAMGVTLIEGDFTGSIFYGSELAFLIGSYLVIRYLIKREFIFPYVMSIIAYSFVLSSIFILGGGLSTVVVLFFLLFLSTVHLTRPVFLIGYILGGIALYLNSIFAEVERAVLQENINSIMVAYILAGVMSLILIFLNRKQFLHIENLLSNSELETQQKEQERQDLQQNVNDIIHKITNVNSKVQGNIDSQSELSEAINEVTSGSTVQSDKISDIAQNAENTYQQMMSMLDETHALKEEFNQSTDIASTGNSLSKQLSTNMNEFQSHVEELSQAFHTLSSKISETNSFSQDIINISEQTNLLALNASIEAARAGEAGKGFSVVADEIRNLAEMTNQTAEKITSNLKDVNTTNDSALDKMNTNKEMVNENLEKTDQVNQAFSNLSTKLESLHNKFTSFEELASTVKDNSSIVEESTSELASVIEQASASLEEMSATVENLNHQNKLIGEEMVETEKVAVSLTTKES; translated from the coding sequence ATGAAAGCCGTAGATGAATTGAAACTGAACGACGTAAAAAAGAAAAACTTGTTAGTGCTAATCGCTTTTTCATTTTCAGTAATTGCTGCAATGGGGGTAACATTGATAGAAGGGGACTTTACTGGGAGCATTTTTTATGGATCCGAACTAGCTTTTTTAATTGGAAGTTACCTTGTCATCAGGTATTTAATTAAAAGGGAGTTTATTTTTCCATACGTGATGTCTATAATTGCTTACTCATTTGTATTGTCTTCAATTTTTATTTTGGGTGGTGGACTATCTACTGTAGTTGTTTTATTCTTTTTACTTTTCTTATCCACTGTTCATTTAACAAGACCTGTATTCTTAATCGGCTATATCTTAGGTGGAATCGCCTTATACTTAAATTCCATCTTTGCTGAAGTAGAGCGCGCAGTACTACAAGAAAATATCAACTCTATAATGGTGGCTTATATTCTGGCCGGAGTCATGTCCTTAATTTTAATATTTTTAAATCGAAAGCAATTCCTACATATCGAGAATCTTCTTTCCAATAGCGAGCTGGAAACACAACAAAAAGAACAAGAGCGACAAGACTTACAGCAGAATGTTAATGATATAATCCACAAAATCACAAACGTCAATTCGAAAGTCCAGGGTAATATTGATTCCCAATCAGAATTATCAGAAGCGATTAATGAAGTGACTAGTGGAAGTACAGTACAAAGTGACAAAATCTCAGATATCGCCCAAAATGCAGAAAATACTTACCAGCAAATGATGAGCATGTTAGATGAGACTCATGCCCTGAAGGAAGAATTTAATCAATCAACAGACATTGCTTCAACAGGAAATAGTTTATCAAAGCAACTATCGACCAATATGAATGAGTTCCAGTCACATGTAGAAGAACTTAGCCAAGCATTCCATACCTTATCAAGTAAAATCAGTGAAACCAATTCATTCTCGCAAGATATCATTAATATTAGCGAACAAACAAATCTACTAGCATTAAATGCTTCCATCGAAGCAGCAAGAGCAGGTGAAGCTGGCAAAGGATTCTCAGTAGTCGCTGATGAAATCCGTAACTTAGCAGAGATGACGAATCAAACAGCAGAGAAAATCACTTCCAACCTTAAGGACGTGAATACCACTAATGACTCAGCCTTGGATAAGATGAATACAAACAAAGAGATGGTCAATGAGAATTTAGAAAAAACAGATCAAGTGAATCAGGCATTCTCAAACCTATCAACAAAACTAGAAAGCTTGCATAATAAATTCACAAGCTTTGAAGAACTAGCTTCGACAGTAAAAGATAATTCCTCCATAGTGGAAGAATCAACGAGTGAATTAGCTTCTGTCATCGAGCAAGCATCAGCCAGTTTGGAAGAAATGAGTGCCACTGTAGAGAATCTAAACCATCAGAACAAGCTCATTGGTGAAGAAATGGTAGAGACAGAAAAAGTAGCCGTCAGTTTGACTACTAAAGAATCATAA
- a CDS encoding M20 metallopeptidase family protein — protein MEIKNIVSEIEEEMIRVRRHLHRNPELSMKEYNTTQFVLDYLKDTSVELSVINDDIGVVGVLRGKKEGKTIGLRGDMDALPILEQTGLDFSSEVEGSMHACGHDLHTTVLLGTAIVLDRLKDELEGQVKFIFQPGEEVMKGAKFVIENGVLSNEPKVDKIVCLHTWPLVDAGKIGVRHGPIMAATDTFEIEVSGSGGHAAHPHIATDPIPVASQLVSSLQNIVSRQISPLNSAVLTLGQIHGGNADNIIANKVTLSGSIRTLDYETRDKMQESIELMADHVAKANHTDAKVTFHPGSPPVINDDELVDIMIESTTAELGEEGLAYLPDPSLGGEDFSFYLQETEGMLFRIGTRNDQEQSTRSLHNPGIIFDEKAIPAGITAMSAFAINYLKKDK, from the coding sequence ATGGAAATAAAAAACATTGTTTCAGAAATTGAAGAAGAGATGATAAGAGTTAGACGACATCTACACAGAAATCCTGAGTTGAGTATGAAAGAATATAATACGACTCAATTTGTATTAGATTATTTAAAAGACACAAGTGTTGAGCTGTCAGTTATAAATGATGACATCGGTGTGGTAGGTGTTCTTCGAGGTAAGAAGGAAGGAAAAACGATCGGTCTTAGAGGAGATATGGATGCATTGCCTATACTAGAACAAACGGGTCTGGACTTCAGTTCCGAAGTAGAGGGAAGCATGCACGCTTGTGGGCACGATTTACACACGACAGTTTTGCTCGGTACGGCAATTGTTCTTGATCGCTTAAAAGATGAACTTGAAGGGCAAGTCAAGTTTATTTTCCAGCCTGGTGAAGAAGTCATGAAAGGTGCTAAATTTGTAATCGAAAACGGCGTCCTATCGAATGAACCTAAAGTCGATAAGATCGTATGCTTACATACGTGGCCGTTAGTTGATGCAGGTAAAATTGGAGTGAGACATGGACCAATCATGGCTGCGACGGATACATTCGAAATTGAAGTGTCAGGTAGTGGAGGACATGCTGCGCACCCTCATATCGCCACCGATCCTATTCCTGTTGCAAGCCAGCTGGTGAGTTCCTTGCAAAATATTGTTTCGAGACAAATTTCTCCACTGAATTCTGCGGTGCTGACACTGGGCCAAATTCATGGTGGTAATGCTGATAATATAATTGCTAATAAGGTGACTTTATCTGGTTCGATTCGTACACTAGATTACGAGACGAGAGATAAGATGCAAGAAAGTATTGAACTAATGGCGGATCACGTGGCGAAGGCGAATCATACTGATGCTAAGGTTACGTTCCATCCAGGTAGCCCACCAGTCATTAACGACGATGAATTAGTCGATATTATGATCGAGTCGACAACTGCGGAATTGGGTGAAGAAGGCCTTGCCTATTTACCTGATCCATCCTTAGGTGGGGAAGATTTTTCTTTCTATTTACAAGAAACAGAGGGTATGTTGTTTAGAATCGGAACAAGGAATGACCAAGAACAGTCAACTCGTTCACTACACAACCCAGGGATAATCTTTGATGAAAAAGCGATTCCAGCTGGAATTACTGCCATGAGCGCATTTGCCATCAATTATTTAAAAAAAGATAAATAG
- a CDS encoding alpha/beta hydrolase, with protein sequence MKKKKWIKIGSITFVLIMVINIVASFYFYDLAIKREKKDFLVGNDDLTVSSEAMDVFIEGSWRDWESKQRFAEWSIHSFDGLKLFGNYLEAEEPTNKTVIFAHGYLGKSRDMALYGQHYYEDLGYNIFSPDLRGHGKSEGDYIGFGWHDRLDYVKWIDRVIEEQGPDTEIILHGLSMGAATVLMTSGEDLPDNVKAVIADSPYTSSYDLFDHQMERMYNLPSFPVLPTTNLVTNMQAGYSLTEASALEQVKKAEVPILYLHGDSDSFVPTDMTNQLYSNTKSEADMTIFENAGHGEAFAIYPDKYESVLSDFLTKYMD encoded by the coding sequence GTGAAGAAAAAGAAGTGGATAAAGATAGGGTCAATAACCTTTGTATTGATCATGGTTATCAATATAGTAGCTAGTTTTTATTTTTATGATTTGGCGATTAAGAGAGAGAAGAAGGATTTCCTTGTAGGAAATGATGATTTGACGGTATCCTCAGAGGCGATGGATGTCTTTATAGAAGGAAGTTGGCGTGATTGGGAATCAAAACAGCGTTTTGCCGAATGGTCCATTCATTCTTTCGATGGATTAAAATTATTCGGTAATTATTTGGAGGCTGAGGAGCCAACGAATAAGACGGTGATATTTGCACACGGATACCTAGGCAAATCTCGGGATATGGCCTTATATGGCCAGCATTACTATGAGGATTTAGGATATAATATCTTTTCGCCGGATCTGCGTGGTCACGGGAAAAGTGAAGGTGACTACATAGGGTTCGGTTGGCACGATCGATTGGATTATGTGAAATGGATCGATCGAGTCATTGAAGAACAAGGTCCAGATACAGAAATTATTTTACACGGTTTATCGATGGGGGCTGCAACCGTCTTGATGACGAGTGGCGAAGACCTGCCTGATAATGTGAAAGCCGTGATTGCTGATAGTCCATATACGAGTAGTTATGATTTGTTTGATCATCAGATGGAGCGGATGTATAATCTTCCGTCTTTCCCCGTTTTACCAACAACGAACCTGGTGACGAATATGCAAGCAGGATACTCATTGACCGAAGCTTCTGCACTTGAACAAGTGAAAAAAGCGGAAGTGCCTATTTTATACTTGCACGGGGATAGCGATTCATTTGTACCGACGGATATGACGAATCAGTTGTATTCAAACACGAAGAGTGAAGCTGACATGACTATATTTGAGAACGCAGGTCATGGAGAAGCATTCGCGATCTATCCTGATAAATATGAAAGTGTATTAAGCGATTTTCTAACTAAATATATGGATTAA
- a CDS encoding creatininase family protein, whose translation MSKNKSAIHHMTWKEAETAFSKDPVVIVPLGSMEEHGPHSITGDYLAATELAKRVSEESDAIYIPTIPFGNSEYFRGYPGTISLSQETVLGFLEDIFRSLIEHGISKIVVFNGHAGNAPAVDQVARKVRRADDVMIASVNLWQGLDPVKKKEIYGDVDPSGHGGEPLTSIMSYLYPDDMRMDLLNDWKEAEKWQDFEVKNFKEVKVGNASANIYFNMEEVSPEGIMGDPTQSSAERGKVIIEHLTQFGVELVEKVSNSQMKVK comes from the coding sequence ATGAGTAAAAATAAAAGCGCGATTCATCATATGACTTGGAAAGAAGCAGAAACAGCGTTCAGTAAAGACCCAGTGGTGATTGTGCCGTTAGGATCAATGGAAGAGCATGGTCCACATTCAATCACAGGGGATTACTTGGCAGCTACCGAACTAGCGAAGAGGGTTTCTGAAGAATCGGATGCCATCTATATTCCGACGATCCCCTTTGGTAACTCTGAATATTTCAGAGGCTACCCTGGAACGATTTCGTTATCACAAGAAACCGTGCTTGGATTTCTTGAAGATATTTTCAGGAGTTTGATTGAACATGGCATTTCAAAAATTGTCGTGTTCAACGGGCATGCAGGTAATGCACCTGCAGTAGATCAAGTCGCTCGAAAAGTCAGAAGAGCCGATGATGTCATGATTGCGTCGGTTAATTTATGGCAAGGGTTGGATCCAGTTAAAAAGAAAGAAATTTATGGCGATGTCGACCCTTCAGGACATGGAGGAGAGCCACTGACTTCAATTATGAGTTATTTGTATCCAGATGATATGAGGATGGATTTATTAAATGACTGGAAAGAAGCTGAAAAATGGCAGGATTTCGAAGTGAAGAATTTCAAAGAGGTCAAGGTTGGTAATGCTTCAGCAAATATTTATTTCAATATGGAGGAAGTATCACCTGAAGGAATTATGGGTGATCCAACTCAATCTTCTGCTGAGCGAGGAAAAGTTATCATAGAACACCTGACTCAATTTGGTGTTGAATTAGTTGAGAAAGTTTCAAATTCTCAAATGAAGGTTAAATAA
- a CDS encoding DUF421 domain-containing protein: MVETFKDIGLVIFRVATILPLLLFVTIYMGKRAIGELPIFDFLIIITLGSVVGADIADTEVSHLPTAIAIITIGVLQKFVAKWKVSNRKIGKLLSFEPTVVIQDGQLLDKNLKKQNYSIDNILQMLREKDIFDLNEVETAILEANGELSVLKKPEHTHVTLQDMNYKKGSTMTFPVIVEGEIYEKVLNRFELDEKWLLEKLKTLGVTDIGEVFYASINLRKEIHVSMKNDGSVIVPYIRH; encoded by the coding sequence ATGGTTGAAACTTTTAAAGATATAGGACTAGTTATCTTCCGCGTTGCTACAATCTTACCTTTATTACTATTTGTAACTATTTATATGGGAAAAAGAGCCATCGGGGAACTACCGATATTCGATTTTCTGATAATAATTACTTTAGGTTCAGTGGTAGGGGCAGATATAGCTGACACAGAAGTTAGCCACTTACCTACAGCAATTGCAATCATAACCATAGGTGTCTTACAAAAATTTGTAGCAAAATGGAAAGTCTCTAACCGAAAAATAGGGAAATTACTTTCATTTGAACCAACTGTAGTCATTCAAGATGGACAACTACTAGACAAAAACTTGAAAAAACAGAACTACTCTATTGATAACATCCTACAAATGCTAAGAGAAAAAGATATCTTCGATCTGAATGAGGTAGAGACAGCCATTTTAGAGGCTAACGGGGAATTAAGCGTCTTGAAAAAACCAGAACACACACATGTTACTTTACAAGATATGAATTATAAAAAAGGTTCAACTATGACCTTTCCAGTAATAGTAGAAGGAGAAATCTACGAGAAAGTACTAAATCGTTTTGAACTAGATGAGAAATGGTTGTTAGAGAAACTAAAGACATTAGGAGTCACAGATATTGGAGAAGTGTTTTACGCCTCAATTAATCTAAGGAAAGAAATACATGTTTCAATGAAGAATGATGGTTCAGTAATTGTTCCGTATATAAGACATTGA
- a CDS encoding DNA-deoxyinosine glycosylase, whose amino-acid sequence MNEKIYSLDPIIDENAKVLILGSIPGHQSLVKQKYYGNPRNHFWGILFELFDHEFIEDYEKRIQFLHEHGIAVWDTIGACYREGSLDSKIKEAEPNDIEGLLMRYPNIEAIGCNGTKAYQTFKRHFKHLMNEIEVELLPSTSPIPGRYNKTFEGKVEAWGVLLKYLND is encoded by the coding sequence ATGAATGAAAAGATCTATTCGTTAGACCCGATTATTGATGAAAATGCTAAAGTGCTGATTCTTGGATCGATTCCAGGGCATCAGTCATTAGTGAAACAAAAGTATTATGGTAATCCACGCAATCATTTTTGGGGAATTCTATTCGAATTGTTCGATCACGAGTTTATAGAAGATTACGAGAAGCGGATACAATTTTTACACGAACATGGAATAGCAGTGTGGGATACGATTGGTGCTTGTTACCGAGAAGGTAGTCTCGATTCGAAAATTAAAGAAGCCGAACCGAATGATATAGAGGGGTTGTTAATGAGGTATCCCAACATTGAAGCGATTGGATGCAATGGTACGAAGGCTTACCAAACATTCAAAAGGCATTTCAAGCATTTGATGAATGAAATTGAAGTTGAGCTCTTGCCCTCCACGAGTCCGATCCCTGGCAGGTATAACAAGACGTTTGAAGGTAAGGTTGAAGCATGGGGAGTGTTACTGAAATACTTAAATGATTGA
- a CDS encoding TRAP transporter small permease, with product MRKHRDLAWGLRYLTSALLFAIVFVTILQVVFRFVFDSPLTWTDEIGRFLLIWVVFLGVGVVSFDDKHLAVNMLQENMSPKVHLITTQIMRLIIIVFLVIVIYTSIDVVRVAHLNSTGALDIPYSFWRGAAPVGSALMIIFTILRSINDIKDFKNGTYDTGSLTEEVDE from the coding sequence ATGAGAAAACATAGAGACCTTGCGTGGGGGCTTCGATATTTAACCAGCGCTCTACTGTTCGCAATCGTTTTTGTGACCATTTTACAGGTAGTTTTCAGGTTCGTATTTGATAGTCCACTAACTTGGACAGACGAGATCGGACGATTCTTATTAATATGGGTTGTATTTTTAGGAGTCGGTGTCGTCTCATTTGATGATAAACACTTAGCTGTTAATATGCTTCAGGAAAATATGTCTCCTAAAGTACATTTAATCACAACACAAATCATGAGACTTATTATCATCGTTTTTCTAGTAATTGTGATCTACACTTCGATTGATGTGGTAAGGGTCGCACATTTGAATAGTACCGGGGCACTCGATATTCCTTATTCTTTCTGGAGAGGGGCAGCACCGGTTGGGTCGGCCTTGATGATTATTTTTACCATTTTAAGAAGCATAAATGATATTAAGGATTTCAAGAATGGCACATACGACACTGGTAGTTTGACGGAGGAGGTTGACGAATGA